In the genome of Salmo trutta chromosome 18, fSalTru1.1, whole genome shotgun sequence, one region contains:
- the meiob gene encoding meiosis-specific with OB domain-containing protein, with protein MAYSRQAKDFVAISDLHPNTTHPRVAGVIIGKTDVKSFPDRKSIGFDRFTFGFTIKDSPDYFINVSSWGNDGYINGLSNSFRIGDCVIIENPLVATKDPEKEDRFCPSTPSFYRLLVSEAHSQLSICSDIETMNRLLPLLHLPVKDSRDFYSLGDIVANGQSLDRTVINILAAVRSIAEPKFFTTADGRKGQRLEVKLFDDSVTSFPLVCWDREAIQLVQTLIPRETVLFISDARIGFDSFRNCMTATVNSKTIITVNPDTKEASLLFSYAKEVSESGVLDEDDRPGDVPVDSISDVYTVSQLKLKAQENPEVFCGITYSFISKLDLDTSVSKVIRSRCSKCRYQVNEEIQSCSNTSCPGGDQPLTVTTGFDLLVDVTDHTGTLQSCSLNGTVAEKTLGCNPEEFVSLTEDERTAMKWKILLERCKVYIKITPSPKSRSGMRGNVLQCSLADPGEVKQNMSALQ; from the exons ATGGCATACAGCAGGCAAGCTAAGGACTTTGTTGCCATTTCTGATTTACATCCAAATACAACACATCCG AGAGTGGCTGGAGTCATCATTGGAAAAACTGATGTCAAAAGCTTTCCAGACAGGAAAA GTATTGGTTTTGACAGATTCACTTTCGGCTTCACAATCAAGGACTCACCAGACTATTTCATTAATGTATCCTCGTGGGGCAACGATGGATACATCAATGGGCTCTCTAACAGCTTCCGCATAGGAGACTGTG TTATTATAGAAAATCCTTTAGTTGCTACCAAAGATCCTGAGAAAGAGGATAGATTCTGCCCCTCAACTCCCAG CTTCTACAGGTTGCTGGTGAGTGAAGCTCACTCCCAGCTATCAATATGCTCTGACATAGAGACGATGAACAGGCTGCTGCCTCTGCTCCACCTGCCTGTGAAGGACTCCAGGGACTTCTACTCTCTGGGAGACATCGTGGCCAACGGACAGAGCCTGGACAGGACCGTCATTAACATACTCGCCGCCGTTCGGTCG ATTGCAGAGCCAAAGTTTTTCACCACGGCGGACGGACGCAAAGGGCAGAGGCTAGAAGTGAAGCTCTTTGATGATTCTGTCACCTCTTTTCCCTTAGTATG CTGGGACAGAGAGGCCATTCAGCTAGTTCAGACTCTGATACCAAGAGAAACAG TGCTCTTTATCTCGGATGCCAGGATTGGTTTTGACAGCTTCCGGAACTGCATGACAGCTACAGTCAATTCTAAAACCATAATCACTGTCAACCCGG ATACAAAGGAAGCCAGCCTTCTGTTCAGCTATGCCAAAGAGGTTTCTGAGTCTGGTGTGTTGGATGAGGATGACAGGCCTGGAGATGTGCCTG tgGATTctatcagtgatgtgtacacagtGAGCCAGCTCAAACTCAAAGCCCAGGAGAACCCGGAGGTGTTCTGTGGAATCACCTACAGCTTCATCTCCAAACTAGATCTAGACACCTCTGTCTCCAAAGTCATCAGAAGCAGGTG TTCCAAGTGCAGGTACCAGGTGAATGAGGAGATTCAGAGCTGCTCCAACACATCCTGCCCTGGGGGAGACCAGCCTCTGACTGTGACCACAGGGTTTGATCTTCTGGTGGATGTGACAGACCACACAGGAACCCTGCAGTCCTGCTCCCTGAACGGCACTGTCGCAGAGAAGACTCTGGGATGCAAT CCCGAGGAGTTTGTGAGTTTAACAGAGGATGAGCGAACGGCGATGAAATGGAAGATTCTCTTAGAGAGATGCAAAGTATATATCAAG ATCACTCCCTCTCCCAAAAGCAGAAGTGGAATGAGAGGCAATGTCCTGCAGTGTTCTCTCGCTGATCCAGGAGAAGTGAAGCAGAACATGTCTGCCCTGCAGTAA